The Lolium rigidum isolate FL_2022 chromosome 1, APGP_CSIRO_Lrig_0.1, whole genome shotgun sequence region TGGACTCCAACCCCCTCCGGTGcgttcatcatcaacatcttcatcaacacccccGGCAACATCCTCCATCTACACCTTTTAATCGTTTAGCAAACATAATGTGTGACGCAATctattgttttcccatgatcaATTGTGTCTCCATGTCTTTGTTTGATTAGTGACTTGGTTTACGGCAATTGCGAAATAGTTTGTGTCCAAAAAATGAAGTTAATTCTGAAGTCGATTGaagaaatagtcacacccataTTTATTTAGTACATAATTCGAATGCACGTCTGGTTGCATAAAAAATCACGAGGTGCATGGGCCAGCGGCAAGCGCGTGGACTGTAGGCGCGAAAAGGCTGGCTTTGTCTTGGAGCCACAGGAATTTGCGGCGAGCCAGACAACAAATCGCCGACCCGACAACATCCATCCGCTGCCGTGCCGGCGCCCGCCTGCACCACACAGCCCTAGTACATAACCAGCGCCCAGCTGCCCgtatccttcttcctcctccgctcggTCCCTCCGCCCATCCCGAGCCTTTCCGGATTAATTGCAATTGCGATCCCACACCGAGCGCATGCACACGCACGCACCACCATAATTTAGTTTCCCAGCCCAGTACGTACGGGTCGCCGTGCTCGCCCAACCAAGGCGCGCGCGCGGCTCTACTAGTACCGCCTGCTCCCGTCATGGCCGCACCCGCGCTGGCCAAGCGCCCCTGCGACCAccctaccacctcctcctcctcctgccgcgACACCAAGCGCCACCGCCCGATCACCGCACCGGCGCCGCCCACGATGGAGAGGCACGACGACGAAGCTgctccctcgccgtcgccgtcgccgtcgcagcCGCTGCTCCCGGGCCTGCCGGACCACCTGGCCCAGCTCTGCCTCACCCCGCTCCCGCCGCGCCTACTCCACGCCGTGTGCCGCCCCTGGCGCCGCCTGCTCTACGCGCCCTCCTTCCCGCCCTTCCCCGCCCTCTACGCGCTCCTCGAGGACACCATCAACGGCCACGCCCCCTCCTTCGCGGCCTACGACCCGATCGCCGCCCGCTGGGACGCGCTCCCGCCGCCCCCCATGCCGTCCCCGCCCCCGACGCTCTGCCACCCGTCCTTCCTCTCCCGCCGCCTCCCGCTCCAGTGCGTCGCCGCGGCGGGGCGGCTCGTGCTCGTCGCCGGCTCCACGCACTCCCTCCGCCCGGCGCTCCCCCGCCCGCTCGTCTTCGACCCGGCCGGCCCGCGCTGGCACGCCGGCCCGCGGGTCCCGCTCGCCCCGCGCAGGTGGTgcgcggcgggggcggcgcgcgGGCGGGTGTTCTTGGCCGGGGGCGTCGGCGCCGGGTACGACCTCGCCGTCGCGCGCTCCGGCGCGTGCTGGGACCCCGCGGCCGCGCCGTCGTCCGCGGcgtgggagccggccccgccgctgCGGGACGGGCGGTTCAGCCGGGACGCGGCCGAGGCGGTCTGCTCCCGCGGGAAGGTCTGCATGGTCAGCCTCCGTGGCCGCGGCGCGAAGGAGGGTGCCGTCCTCGACCTCGACGAACGGCGGTGGGAGGACATGCCGCCCGGGATGCTTGCTGGGTGGAACGGCCCTGCCGCGGCGTCCCCGGACACCGGCGACGCGATCTTTCTGGTGGACGAGGAGCTCGGAGCGCTCAACGCGTACGACTGGGAGGCGGACCGGTGGCGGACGGTGACCGAGGCCGAGCCGCTCAAGGGCGCGTCGGAGATGGCGGCCGGCGGTGGCAGGGTGTGCGTCGTGGCGGACTGCGGCAAGAAGGTGGTGGTCGTGGACGTCACGACCACGGCtaaggcgacgacgacgaggagaaaCTCCACGTCAACGTCCACGGCGGCGCCGCGCATGTGGGAGGTGGAGGCGCCGGAAGGGCGGCGGATCGTGTCCCTGCACGTGCTGCCCAGGATGACACGACCCGATCAGTAGGCTTCCTCCCTCCCTTCCCGCCACGCCCACTGTACAAAAAACAAAGCCTCGGTCGATCAGCGTTCACCTCCTCCGTTGACATGATTTTTGGCGATCTCGCCGAGATTTTGTTTGATTTGATTCCTGCGTGCTTATGTTCAGGCTGGAACCAAGATTTTTTGGAGGTGCAAGATAGATTTTCAGTTTTTGATTCTTGCGTCCCTCTGTACTCCAGTTCTGTCGTCCATAGAGCAAAAGCAGGGTTCGATTTTTTGTTTTCTGGCGAGATACTCCAGGTACACATACATACAAGGATGAAATGCAATAAAATGAAATGAGAAATGGACTGCCGCTAAACTGCAATGCTGGTGCCCTGTTTGGCTTTGGGTTGGGGGCGTCTGGAATGTTGGTGTCGCTCTGTCGGACGCGAACGGCAGGCGGTCGCCGCCACGCGCGCCATAGCTTTTGCTCGCCACGCAAACCAGAGATATTTTCCTCCGCCCCGCTTGGCCGGTACTGCAGGGGTCGCCGCCACGCCATAGCTTTTCGGTTTgattcctcctcgccgtcgccatcgccacgTCCCCCATCGATACCCATGCACGGCGTTAACTACCTCCGATCCAAACCAATCGAATCCTCCTCCCAAATTAACTCTTGCGCGCGCGGGCCGGATAATCGTTTCAACCCACGGCAAACGGCCGGCCGCTAGTCTCCAAAGGTTCGGCATCCGTCCGCGCGCGGCAGGATCTCGCCGGTCCAATCAATGCCGAACATTTCTCCTCGGTTGTGCTGTGTGGTCCGGCGGCCGCCTTTTCCGTCCGGGCAGCAACAGGGGGAAAAGGGCTCGGGAAAAGCTTTGCTAGCTCGGGGCGAAAAAGGCCGGCGAGAGCGACCGGCGGATGGGAGTGAATGGCCGGCCGGCGAGAGCGACCCGCATTGTGGGTGGGTACTGCCTGCGTCGGTCGCGAGGCCATCATCATCGATCGTCGGGTTATTATTGACTACGGGACCGGTCGAGCTGGGGGAATTGCTCTCAAAAGTGTCGCCGCGCGCCGGAGAGGAAGAGGCCTGCTGGCTGCGGAAAGGTGGCGCTTAATTGGcatggccgccgccgtcgacggcgacggcgacccgGGCGTGCGGGCCACGTGCATCCGGCGCACGTTCGCTCATGCCTGATGTCAGCTTGATCGCTTTGTGTAGCTAATTATCACTTGTCAGTTTCAGAAACCCCACGTTTACAACGGCTGATTTTTACTCGTCAGGAGAAATTCCAAGGTGTATCTGAAAGCTGTAGAAAAATTCAGCCTCCGTATTATTTCCAAGGTTAGTACTACTCGCTGATTCATCAAAAGTACTCTACTTTTTAATCTTAACTCGCTCGCTGGAATCTGAAATTTCAACCCGCTGCAAACCAGCACAAAAATCCTCTACAGTTTCAGTGCCCTCTACAGCTTCAGATAACAAAAGGCGACTGGCCTCTCGACAGCATATAAAAGTAAGCAAGTTCAGATGAGCATATCAAGTGCCAATTGGCCATGCTTATAGACTAGGACAGGCAAGAGTAACCAAACGTTGGAGTTGTCTATTCGTGGATAATAACAGAACTTTTGCTAATAATGTTGTCTGCAGCCCAGAAACGGTGATGAGACACTCAAAACCGCAAAAAGGTTTGCTCTGCTCAGCTTCCATAAAGGGCAGTGCTAGAAATCCTCCGGAGGCTCCAAATTTTCCAGCCTCCTGCTtgcatgcgtgacacgtgtccacttTCACCTGAAATTTAGAcattgcttcgtcgcagcaaaaattctcccgcttttgcttcattgaagcaaaaaacggttcgactaAAATAGAAGGAGTGTTGTGACTCGTTCAGACTTAgtttcgtcgcagcaaaaaaagtcccacttttgcttcattgaagcaaaaaacggttcagcgtaaatacaaaaaagaaaaagacatgcTGGGCGAAGCAGGCCGGAGACTCGCCTGTGGGGGATGATGCGACTGGCAACGGTGGTGCTGCAACCAGGGACGGTGGTGCTACAAGCCGGGGCAACAACGCTACCATCTAGTGGAGGCGGTGCTTCAAGGAGTGGGCATCGATTTTATGATGGTACAATGTTGTTGCTTCAATTATTCCCCTATTATGCAACTTTAGTAGAAAAGTTTTGCTACAAGGTCTCCGGCGATGTTCTTCGACGAGGTCGTGTTTTTAGTACAAATGCTGCAATGCTATAATAGTATATTATTTTTGCTACAATTGTTTTGTCATGTTGCTACTTTAGTACAACTGTTTTGCTACGAGGCCTCCGGCAAAGTACGGTGCTCCGACAagttctccggcgaggtctccggcgagttctCCGGCGAAGAACAGTGctctggcgaggtctccggcgaagtctccggcgaggtccacAACCGAAAGGtctttgtgtttttatttttagttgaaccgttttttgcttcaatgaagcaaaagcgggattttttttgcttcaatgaagcaaaagtgggatttAAAGCAAAACTGAATAGAGAACCCGATCGAACGACTCAGATTGATTGGATCCAACGGTGGAGAATCCGGAGGCTGGGAGGTTTGTAGCCTCCGGAGGATATATAGCATTTTCCTTCCATAAACTGGTGTTAGGTCGACGCTGTCACCTGTTGAAACCTCTCGAAAAGGCAAATGCACGTTGGCTTCAGTTAACATCAGCTTGTCATTGGTGCGTTGATCCAAAAACCATAGAAACCCATCTTCCCCGGTCTGTTGATCCATGACAACCATGACCAATGCCTCGATCCCTTGATCGAAGATAACCAGACACCCGCCCTTCCCTAGTTCCCTCCCAAGGACTCGACGTCGTCATCCTCAATGTCATCCGTTGCATCTCCTCTCGGAGTTCCGCCCGCAACAAAACTCGCGGGAGCAAAATTTCTCTACTTGCAGGTGCAAGTTCCACCTGCCTTTCGTGGCGCTCGAGAGAAAACTTTGTCAACTGGGTTGTGAATTCCCTGATCGAGGAGGTGCTCGCCCAAGTGTTTTGGCTTCAGCATGCGGTTGATGTGTGGAACCCCTGTACTCCATCCAGTTGAAAGCTAGGGTTTCCACTTTGCGTGGTGCCCTCACCGACACCAAAAAGATTGACCTCACTCCTACCCAAATAATCTCGAAGATGAAGGGATTTGTAAGTTGAGCCGCACTACCCAATTCACCAACATCAATTCATTTTTTGTATAATAAATTATGTTTCTCGTAAACATTTGATAAGTTCATGTAAGGTTATTGGTTAATATACAGATATTCATATTTTGTCATGTGCGTTATGATGACACTGGAGATGTATAAGCAAATTTAGTATTATCATCATCCTTGTTGTTCTACACAAGAAAAAAGATGATGTACTAAGCATTGTTCAACTATAACTTTCTTATAATCATTTTTTATGTAATTAATAAATATAAACATGACTATTTTCACCTATGTTTTCATATCAACCAAGAACATACAAAGCATGTTTGCAGTAACATATTCGAATTATATCTCCAGCTCTGTTAGATTTATTTTTGCGGGGAGAGAGCTCTACTTGTTGAGTATTGACTATACACCCTGAAGTGGTGATGGCAACCACCAAAGCTGAGCAGTTTCGGAAACACACCATGGCTGTTAAGACATTACCACTAAGAGACTGCTAAGAAACACTACCTAAATTGGCTTCCTTCTCTGTGAATGTATCCGTTGAAAATAACATGATGTACCAACTCTACAAACTACTCTGCATGTTACATCATGAAGTCGGAATAGTTTCTGTAGATTGCATTGTTTTGTGTCATATTGTGTGAACTGTGATTCTTTTTTTTCTCCCCAAACTATCAATCTATCTTATTGTAATATATAAGCCCTATTTATCTTCACCAATAGAATAGTATGATGCTGGATATATAGGGCCTACACCCACCAATGACATTAAGGAGACAATGCACTGAACGGTTGAGGAGAGTATACAGGAAGTACTATTCTTAGATAAACTGCAACGTCAATGCACTTCATTATGTAAGAATTCCAAGATACACTATGAGCAGACAATGCAGGCTACACGAAAACAAAAGATGTTAAGCTTAAACCGCGTTTGGTCAACAACGTTATGCAGAATCACATCCCAGAAGCATGCATATACCAGGAAACCAGACAAACAACCCAGAAGCATGTACACCATTTTTAGAAGCTTGTGTTAGTACAATCGATCAACCCTTCATGTTACTCTACTTGCTAGTTGATGTTATAGCAGAGTGCGTTATTTATTCCTTACTATAAACCTACTGCTATAGTTAATCATTTTATTGCAAATTGATTGTAACATTGTTTTGCTTAATTGAGAACTTGTGTGATAGTTTGTCATATTACTACAATCATTACGTGGATGTAAGAAATAAATATTATTAGGTATGAACACAACCACTATTTCCAAGAGCAAGAAACACTTTTTTTTCAAAACTATTACTCACAATATTTTCCATAACTAATCATTCTACTTCACTCCGCAACATGAAAATGTCAAAATGCTAATATAGTACCACTTGATTTTTATATGATTCATATCTTGATTGATCAATTCTAAGCATGCGATGCAAAAAATAGAAGTCTTATTGTTAAGTATTTCAGTTGGCTGCCTAAAATCCCACTTCTTTAGAAATTGTTGCCATAGGAGTGGCTTGCATTGTCTTTATTGTGTGTATTTGTTTTTAGTTAATCATAAGTGCATGATTTGTATCTTTGATCGGTAAAATCAGATATctttaaaaaaatacaagaatagTGGAATCTCTGGAATATATGCAACTAAGCCATCAGAGATTACTCACAACAACATTGTTCGAAGCTACTTCAGATTTTAGATTTCATCATGGATTCCGTATAAATATGCAACTAGGCAATACGGCTCCTGAATTGTTTTAAGCTAAGGGGTCCATTTAGATTTCATCTTACTTTCATATAGATATTTTAAGCTAAAAAAGTTTATTCTAGAACCACCGTGACATGTGGGCATGCCCGAAAAGGAACACACGGCCAACTCTTACTCACTTTCAGCAGAATCCAGTGGCATCGTCGGCCTTCAGTCTGGTTACTTTGTGATTTTCTTTGATGCCTATTTCCTGAGTAGGAGATTTTTCAAATCTCAACCGTatgttttgtttttttaattcGGGAAGCTTTAGtaatttaagagcatctccaccggtgaccTCCAAATATTAGCCAGCAGCACACATGTTGGCTATGTATTGGGACCGTCGATAGCAAACGCCGGCTAAAAAGTTTAGACTCTCCACACCAGTCAGCTCAATAGCATGTACCGGCAGCACATGGTAGAGGAGAGGGAGTGTAGGTGGGGAATTAAAAAGAAGAGAGAGTGCTaggtgggggagagagagagagagagaggctcaCGCGTGGGCCGGCGGAAATTTTCCTAGGTGGAGTTTTGCTGCTTCTGTTGCCGTCGTGCCCGATAGCTTCCCTTCGCACAGGGATCGGTTGGGGCTCGCCGGCTATTCTATTGGGCTCGTGATGACGTGAATTTTTATTGAGACCGCCGGTGTGAGCAGTTTCTCTCTCTAGACTCCCCAAACTGTTGCCGATTTGGGGCttcccgatgaagatgatctaagTTACACAAGTTTTTGCTACAATCACTCTTAAGCCTGGCCACCACACACACGGACGAACACGCCCCAACACAGACTCCCTTGACACTCTATGCCCATCTTTAGCGCTAGACCATCTGCAACTATTTTTCTTTAGCTAGACCATGTGCAACAGAGATCGCCTTCATATTAATGTTGGATACAAGACAAGCTTGGAACGGCGACATTATGATTTAATGTCCCCAATCAGTCATGACCACTCCTCCTAAATCATT contains the following coding sequences:
- the LOC124684063 gene encoding F-box/kelch-repeat protein SKIP25, producing MAAPALAKRPCDHPTTSSSSCRDTKRHRPITAPAPPTMERHDDEAAPSPSPSPSQPLLPGLPDHLAQLCLTPLPPRLLHAVCRPWRRLLYAPSFPPFPALYALLEDTINGHAPSFAAYDPIAARWDALPPPPMPSPPPTLCHPSFLSRRLPLQCVAAAGRLVLVAGSTHSLRPALPRPLVFDPAGPRWHAGPRVPLAPRRWCAAGAARGRVFLAGGVGAGYDLAVARSGACWDPAAAPSSAAWEPAPPLRDGRFSRDAAEAVCSRGKVCMVSLRGRGAKEGAVLDLDERRWEDMPPGMLAGWNGPAAASPDTGDAIFLVDEELGALNAYDWEADRWRTVTEAEPLKGASEMAAGGGRVCVVADCGKKVVVVDVTTTAKATTTRRNSTSTSTAAPRMWEVEAPEGRRIVSLHVLPRMTRPDQ